From Pseudobythopirellula maris:
TCGTCTGCCTCGACCGCCGCGCGTTGCTGAAGGCTCAAGAGCTACTGGGCGAAGACGCGCCGGTCACGCTCATCGACTGCGGCACCGCTAGCAAGGACGCCAGCGGCGGCTGGGAGACCGGCGACGCGTCGATCACGCGGGCGACGTACACGGGCATCGTGCCGCTCGTCTACAAGACGCAGCGGCAGTTGATCGCGAGCCTCAAAGAGAGCCTGCTGTGGGCCGTGCTGCTGATCGCTGGCGTGATGATGATCGTGCTGAGGAGCCCGATGGGCGGGCTCGTGACCATGGCGCCGAACGTCTTCCCGGTCGCGGTGGTGTTCGGCCTGATGGGTTGGTTGGGCGTGAAGCTCGACATCGGCGTGATGATGACCGCCAGCGTGGCGCTCGGCGTGGCGGTCGACGACACGCTGCACTTTACGACTTGGTTCCGTCGCGGCCTGAACGACGGCCTCTCGCGCCCCGAGGCGGTCCGCCACGCCTTCGAGCGGTCCGCCGTCGCGATGATCCAGACGACGCTGATCGTCGGGATCGGCATGGCGGTCTTCATGGCCAGCACGTTCACGCCGACCCGGCAGTTCGGGCTGCTGATGATGGTGCTGTTGTCAGCGGCGTTGGTAGGCGACCTGGTGCTGCTGCCCGCCTTGCTGTGCGGGCCCCTGGGCAAGTACTTGGTTCCGCGTCGGCATCGGCCCGCCAAGATCGAGACCGCAGAGGAGTCTTCGCCGGAGCCGATCGCCCTGCGGATCGTTGGCGAAGAAGGCGATGGCGCCGAGCTCGCCGAACCCGCTTCGCCCGAGCCGCCGACCGCAGTTCCCGCCGTAGCGCCGCGCGTTTACGCGCCCGACGAACCGCTCGAACCGGCCAACGCCGAGCTCCGCAACAAGCTCCGCAACCTGCGCCGGCCGCAGCGAAACGAGTCGGCGGGCTGAGGGGCGAGCCGCTCCGGCTGCACGCGTGCAAGGCGTTGGCGCCCCTTTATTTCTTGGCTGGTCTCGCCAGCTATCGCCCATCCCCAGGGGTCGGGTGGCGTCTTCGCGCCGGTGCGGCGATCATGGTGGGCTAGGATCTGACCACTATGCATTGAACCGGAAGGGCGGCGATGAAGCGGTGCATCCCACTCGCGGCGGCGATCACGATCGGCCTGTTGACCACCACCCCCATGACAGCCTGCCTAGCGGCGGCGAAGGAGCTTCCCGGCGTGGGCCCCTACCCCGAGACCGACCGCGAGCCGGTCACCGACACCTACCACGGCGTGTCGATCGTCGACCCTTACCGCTGGCTCGAAGAGGACGTGCGCGAGTCGCCCCGCGTGGCCGACTGGGTCGAGCGTCAGCAGGCGTTCACGCGCAGCTACCTCGACGGCTTGAGCGAGCGTGAGTCCTTCGAGAAGCGGCTCACCGAGCTGTGGAACTACGCCCGCTACTCGCCGCCGCAGAAGGCGGGCCCACGCTACCTGTACCGCAAGAACGACGGGCTGCAGAACCAGTCCGTGCTCTACCTGGCCGATTCGGCGGAGGCGGACGGCGAGGTGTTGATCGACCCCAATTCTTGGAGCGAGGACGGCACGATCGCCCTGGCCGGCTACTCGCCGAGCCACGACGGCCGCTGGCTCGCCTTCCAACGGAGCGAGGCGGGCAGCGACTGGAAGACGATCCGCGTGATGAGCCTGCCCGACGGCAAAGAGACCGGCGAGGTCATCGAGTGGGTCAAGTACTCCGGCATCGGGTGGGCGCCGGACGGGTCGGGCTTTTACTACACCCGTTACCCCGAGCCCGCCGAGGGCGAGGCGTTCCAAGGCGCGGCGCTCAACCCGAGCATCTGCTTCCACCGCCTCGGCACACCGGTGTCCGAAGACCAAACGCTCTACAGCAACCCGGAGCACCCCGACTGGAGCTTCGGCGTCTCGCCGACCGAGGACGGTCGCTACCTGTTGCTGAGGGTGTTCACCGGCACCGACAACCAGAACCAGTTGCTCTACCGCGAAACCTCCGCCCCGCACGACGCGCCGTGGACGCCGTTGTTCGACGATTTCCAGAACGAGTGGTCCCCCTTCGGCGCCGACGGCGACCGGATCTACCTGACGACCGATTACCAAGCGCCGAACCGGCGGATCGTGGCGCTCGACCTTGCCCGGCCGGGCCGCGAGAACCTCGAGGAGCTCGTGCGTGAGTCCGACGCCACGCTCGAGGGCGCCTCGTACGTGGGGGGCAAGATCTTCGCCCAGTACCTCGAGGACGTCGCCGCCGTTGTGCGGCTGTACGATGTCGAGGGAACGCCGCTCGGCGAGGTCGCGTTGCCGGGCGTCGGTTCGGTCGGCGGTTTCGGCGGCAAGCAAGAGGACCAGGAAACCTTCTTCTACTACACCAGCTACGACGCCCCGCCCACGACCTACCGCTACGACATCGCGCAGGGCGATGTCACGAAGCTCCGCGAGCCCGAGGTCGCCGCCGACCTGGAGAGCCTCGAAGTCCGCCGCGAGTTCTACACCAGCAAAGACGGCGCCCGCGTGCCGATCTTCCTGATGCACAAGAAGGGGCTCGAACTCGACGGCACGAACCCGACGCTGCTCTACGGCTACGGCGGGTTCACGATCTCGCTCACCCCCGGCTACTCGCCGAGCCGCACGGCCTGGGTCGAGCGCGGCGGGGTGCTGGCGGTGGCCAACCTGCGCGGCGGGGGCGAGTACGGCGAGGCGTGGCACGCCGCCGGCAAGCTCGACAAGAAGCAGAACGTGTTCGACGACTTCATCGCCGCCGCCGAGTGGCTGATCGACCAGAAGATCACTTCGAGCAAGCACCTGGCGATCCAAGGCGGCAGCAACGGCGGCCTGCTCGTGGGAGCCGTCATGACGCAGCGGCCCGAGCTGTTCGGCGCCTGCCTGCCGGCCGTCGGCGTGATGGACATGCTCAGGTTCCACACCTTCACGGCCGGCCAGTTCTGGCGCGACGAGTTCGGCTCGGCCGACGACGCGGAGATGTTCCCCGTGCTGCGGGCCTACTCGCCGTACCACAACCTGAAGGAGGGCGTCGCGTACCCGGCCACGATGGTCACAACGGCCGACACCGACGACCGGGTGGTGCCGATGCACAGCTTCAAATTCGCCGCCGAGTTGCAGCGCTGCCACGCGGGCGACACGCCGGTGCTGATCCGCATCGAGACCCGCGCCGGCCACGGCGCCGGCACCCCGACGAGCAAACGCATCGAAGAGGCGGCCGACCTCTGGTCGTTCTTGTGGGCGAATGTAGGCGCCGGTAAATAACCCCTCCCACTATTCTGTGGGAGGCGTCTGAGACGCCTCCCACATCCAACCCCCACACCCAACTCGGTTTGAGCGAATTGTCATGCGGCGTTTGACGAGCGTAGTTCTGTTAGTGCTTGCTAGCATTCTCCCCGAGGCCGCCGCCGCGGCGCCGCCACGCGTGATGGTTGGCTACTACGCCACGTACGGCGACCTGCCGGTCGAGCAGCTCCCGTTCGATGAGCTCACGCACGTTTGCCACGCCTTCTTGCGCACCGACGCCAAGGGCGAGCTCGTCACGACAGACGCCATGCCGAACCCGTCGCTCTGCGACGCCGCCCACGAGCACGGGGTGAAGGTGCTCGTCACGCTCGGCGGCGGGCTCACGGTCCAGGGGCTCGAGCTCGTGTCGAAAGACCCCGCCAAGCTCCAAGGCTACGCCGACCGCGTGGTCCAGCTGGTGAGGGACAACGGCTACGACGGCGTTGATCTCGACTGGGAGTTCCCCCGCGACGCCGCGACCCGGGCGGGCCACGCGGCGCTCGTGGCGGCGCTGCGCGAAGGTCTCGACGCCGCGGCCGACGACGCCGACCGCGAAGCTCCCTACCTGCTCACCGCGATGGTCAGCCCCACGGCGTTCTTCGGCCAGTGGATCGACGCCAAGGCGATCACGCCCCATGTCGACTGGCTGGCGGTGATGGCGTACGACCTGAGCGGCGAGTGGTCTCGCTTCGCGGGCCACCCCGCCCCGCTGTTCGCCTCGCCCCGCGACCCGGAGGCCGACGAGCGGAGCGTCGCCGGGGCGATGCGGTACTGGCGCGACACGCGCGGCGTGCCCGCCGAGAAGCTCGTGATGGGGCTGCCGATGTACGGCCGCCTGCTGCCCGTGGCCGAGCCGTACGACCGCCTCGACCCGGCCAAGGCCGAAGACCACCGCGCGGTCGGCTACGCCGAGATCCGCGAGCTGGTCGGCAAGGGCTGGCCCAGCGAGTGGGACAACGACAGCCAGGCGCCCTGGCTCCAAGCGATCGAAGGCCGCAGCGAGGTGATCGGATACGACGACCCCGCGTCGGTCGCCAAGAAAGCCGCTTGGTCCCAAGAGCAGAGCCTGCGGGGCATGCATTTCTGGGCCCTGCACCAAGACCGCATGCCGGACGGCAAGCACTGGCTGCTGCGAGCGGCCAACAAAGCCTGGCCGGCTGAATAGCTACCGACTCTTCAATCAACCCGGATTTTACTGGCGCCGCACCCCCCCATTGGAGTAGGCTGTGCAGACATCCGCAATGTCAGCGCATTCCCCCCCAAGCGCCGCACCCCTCCACCGGGTCGCTCAACGATGAATTTCGCTTTCCACAAAGCTAGTAAAGTCTTGATTGCAGCGTTCGTCCTGATGGCGGTTTCAACCGCCCAGGGTTCGTTGCTGTTCACGTTCTCCGATTCGACGCTGGCGACCGAAATGGTCGTCGAGCAAGCGGGCGACGATCTGAAGTTCACTGTCTCGATCGTCGACTCGGTCAACACGGGCGATCTGCGCGGCGTTTACTTCCACGTGGCTAACGAATCGCTTCTTTCTGGTCTCAGTGCGACCGGCAGCCCAGGCACGGTGCTCGGCAACGCACAAACGTTTTCCGCCAACAACGTAGCGAACATGGGAGGCGGCAATCCCAACATCAACCCGCTTGGCCCGTTCGACGTTGGCGTCGAGATCGGTCTTGGCAACGGGGCAGGGGGAGTCGACGACTATCAGACCGCGATGTTCGTGCTCTCTCACGCGACTGCAGCGCTCGATGTGGGTACTTTCTTCCCCTCGGCGTCTAGCGTTAGCGGGGGCTTGGTTGCTGGCGTTCGCGCCCAGACGGTCGGTGCTATCGGCGGCTCGCGAAACGGCAGCTCCAAACTCGGCGCAGGCGACCCAACCCAGTATGTCTCGCCGCCGCCTCCGGGCGAGTCGCCCGAGCCGGCTACCGCCGCCATTTGGGCCATGCTCGCCACCGGCGCGTGCCTGTCGCGTCGCAGAATCATGCGATAGGCGTGCGAGCCCCGCGATCGTGAATAGTTCCTCGCATGCATGCGAAATGAGTCATCGCAGCTAGGCGCCTTTTCTCGTCGCTGCTAGCAGCCTTTTTCTACACACCCGCCGCTTGCCTTTCAGTCGCGGGCTGGGCGGTCGCCACGGCTTGCTGGCGCCAGCGGCGCCGGCGCCCTGCTGCAGGCTATTTACGCCGATTCCGGCTATTCCGCCTGGATCGGTTCTGCCGACCGCGACGATACCGGATGCTGAGAAGCGCACAGAATACGCCCAGGCCTCTACCGCTCCCCCCATGCGTGGGGAGCTGCGATCGGCGCAGGCCGGGTGAATGAGCCGCTAGTGTGTTCAAGGAGGAACACCCATGGTCATGCATAACCGTTCGAAGGACGCCCCCGCCCACCAGGCGAGCCCCTGGATTCGCCCGGCCGCAGGATTGCTCGCCGGGGCCCTGTGGCTCGGCGCCGGCGCCTCGCTGGCGACCGAACCGGCCGCCGACGCGGAGCCGGCAGAGGCTCAATTGGCGATCCCCCAATTGACCGAACCCCAGCCGGCGGCGCCCCTGCAGCCAACACCCCTGCAGCCAACGATGCAGCTACCGGAGACGGAGCAAGCGACGACGGAGCAAGCGACGACGGAGCAAGCCGACGCCTCAAACGACGCCGCCCCGCACGACGCCATCGTGCAGGTCGCCTCCGAGGAGCCCGCCGCCGAAGCGTCGCCCAGCTCCGACTCGGCGCTGACGCTCGACTCGGTTCTGGTCGCGGTGCGCCAAGAAGAAGGCGAGAGGGCCCCCTCCGAAGGCGAGGACGTGCTCGAGCCGATCTCGCAGTTCTCCGAGTACGAGCCCGAGTTGGCCGAGCCCCAGCCGGCTGCCGCGCCGCGGGATGTGTCGAAGCGGGTGTCGGTTTCCGACCTCAACGGATCGCTCGAAGACGACAGCACAACCGTGTCCCCGGCCAGCTTCCACGGCGTGACGCCCGGCGTCACGAGCCGGGTCGAGCTGGTCGACGCCTGGGGCAAAGCCGCTTCGACGCAAGCCGTGGGCGAGGGATCGGCCGAGGTGCTGCATTACCCGGTCGCGTCTGACTCGCGAGTCGACGTGCTCGTCGAGGACCGGGTGGTCCGCCTGCTGCGGATCACACTCGCCGAGCCGGAACCGACCGCCGCGCTCGCCAAGCGATTGCGGATCGAGTCGGTCGAGTCGGTCGACATCCGCGACGCCACGGGCGAGCTGCTTGGCGTC
This genomic window contains:
- a CDS encoding prolyl oligopeptidase family serine peptidase — translated: MKRCIPLAAAITIGLLTTTPMTACLAAAKELPGVGPYPETDREPVTDTYHGVSIVDPYRWLEEDVRESPRVADWVERQQAFTRSYLDGLSERESFEKRLTELWNYARYSPPQKAGPRYLYRKNDGLQNQSVLYLADSAEADGEVLIDPNSWSEDGTIALAGYSPSHDGRWLAFQRSEAGSDWKTIRVMSLPDGKETGEVIEWVKYSGIGWAPDGSGFYYTRYPEPAEGEAFQGAALNPSICFHRLGTPVSEDQTLYSNPEHPDWSFGVSPTEDGRYLLLRVFTGTDNQNQLLYRETSAPHDAPWTPLFDDFQNEWSPFGADGDRIYLTTDYQAPNRRIVALDLARPGRENLEELVRESDATLEGASYVGGKIFAQYLEDVAAVVRLYDVEGTPLGEVALPGVGSVGGFGGKQEDQETFFYYTSYDAPPTTYRYDIAQGDVTKLREPEVAADLESLEVRREFYTSKDGARVPIFLMHKKGLELDGTNPTLLYGYGGFTISLTPGYSPSRTAWVERGGVLAVANLRGGGEYGEAWHAAGKLDKKQNVFDDFIAAAEWLIDQKITSSKHLAIQGGSNGGLLVGAVMTQRPELFGACLPAVGVMDMLRFHTFTAGQFWRDEFGSADDAEMFPVLRAYSPYHNLKEGVAYPATMVTTADTDDRVVPMHSFKFAAELQRCHAGDTPVLIRIETRAGHGAGTPTSKRIEEAADLWSFLWANVGAGK
- a CDS encoding glycoside hydrolase family 18 protein, whose amino-acid sequence is MRRLTSVVLLVLASILPEAAAAAPPRVMVGYYATYGDLPVEQLPFDELTHVCHAFLRTDAKGELVTTDAMPNPSLCDAAHEHGVKVLVTLGGGLTVQGLELVSKDPAKLQGYADRVVQLVRDNGYDGVDLDWEFPRDAATRAGHAALVAALREGLDAAADDADREAPYLLTAMVSPTAFFGQWIDAKAITPHVDWLAVMAYDLSGEWSRFAGHPAPLFASPRDPEADERSVAGAMRYWRDTRGVPAEKLVMGLPMYGRLLPVAEPYDRLDPAKAEDHRAVGYAEIRELVGKGWPSEWDNDSQAPWLQAIEGRSEVIGYDDPASVAKKAAWSQEQSLRGMHFWALHQDRMPDGKHWLLRAANKAWPAE